The sequence below is a genomic window from Methanomicrobiales archaeon.
GGCACCGCCGCGTTCGAGACGGGGGGCCTCATCGTCGACGGCGGGCACAGCTTCGGGGAGTTCGGGGAGAAGAAGGAGTTCCGCCCCAGCGCTGCATCCCGCGGGACGACGCCGGCGCATCCGATCGCCCGCCACCCCTTTCCGGAGGACTGGAGCATCCTGCTCGTCACGCCCCGCACGGGGGAGGGGGCGAGCCGGAGGGAGGAGGTCGATATATTCCGCAGCTGCTGTCCCGTCCCCCTCGACGAGGTGCGGGAGATCTGCCACGAGGTGCTGGTGCGGATGCTGCCGGGGGTCGTGGAGCACGATCTGGACCTATTCGGGGCTGCAGTCAACCGCATCCAGCAGATCGGGTTCAAGAAGGTGGAGATCGGGAGGCAGGCGCCGCTCGTCGGCACCCTGATGGACGCCCTCCGCGAGGGCGGAGCAGCCTGCGCCGGCATGAGTTCGTTCGGGCCGACGGTGTATGCCGTCGCCGACACGGGCGTGCCGGCGCTGGAGAAGGCTGCCCGCGAGGTGCTGGGGGAGGAGGGCGGCGACATCAGGGTCACAAAAGCCCGAAACACCGGTGCTTTCATCCGCACGGCGCAGGGAACATAATTATCCTGTCAGCGGTCGTATACATCAGTGCAGATGTCAAAGAGGAACTTCAGCATCGGAATCACCATCAATCTCGACAATTACGAGAACCTCCGCCTGGATGTCGGGGGCGAGATTGAGAACGAGCAGGACGCCGAGGAGCTGATCGGGTTCCTGGACCGGATCCTGTCCCGGCTCGGGCGAGGCACCAAGGAGACCGCACAGCGGGTGGACAGCTACCGCAGCCGGGTCTTCGCCCTGCAGAAGGCGGAGGGGGCCCCGGAGCAGCAGGCCCCTCCGAAGAGGGAACCGCCGCAGGAGAAGGCGCCGGCAGCGGCTCCCCCCGCGGCGGCGGCGCCGAAACGCATCCCCGAACCGCCCGCCCCGTCCGCACCGGCGGCGGCCAGACCACCGGAGACGGCTGTGCAGAGCCCCTCACCGGCTGGAGCGCCGCCATCGGCCGAGTTCGTCTGTGAGGAGTGCCAGGCGCCGGTCTCCAAGGGCCAGAACCAGATGAGTCAGCTCTTCACGGGGCGGACGCTCTGCAAGAAATGCATGAAGGCACCGTAAAGCGGGCCAGACAGGCAAATATTTTTGCTCTGCAGGGCAAATACTCTCTGTGGCGCTGCCGGTATGAAGAAGAACCTGCTGATGTGGGACGAGACGCTCTTCCGGGATCCCGAGGTCTTCGAGATCGACTACGTTCCGGAGCAGTTCCACCACCGCGAGATCCAGATGCGGGAGCTCGCCTTCCAGATCCGCCCCGCCTTCCGGGGAGGGCGCCCGCTGAACACCATCTGCAAAGGTCTCCCCGGCACCGGCAAGACGACGAGCGTCAAGAAGCTCTGCTCCGAGATCGAGGAGACCACGCGGAAGGTGGTCCCCGTCTACATCAACTGCCAGATCGACAACACCAAGTTCGCCATCTTCTCCCAGATCTACCGCAAACTCGCGGGCCACCTTCCCCCCTCGTCCGGCACCTCCTTCAAGCAGGTCTTCGATGCGGTGGCGAGGATCATGCAGCGGGAGGATCATGTGCTCCTGGTGATCCTGGACGACGCGAACTACCTCCTCTACGAGAACGAGCTCAACAAGGTGCTCTACACCCTCCTCCGCTCCCACGAGGTCTACCCCGGCACCCGCATCGGGGTCGTCCTGATCGTGAGCGATATGGCGGTGGACATGACGCGTGAGCTGGATGCCCGCGTCGCCTCGGTCTTCCGCCCCACCGAGATCTACTTCCCCCCCTACACGGAGGAGGAGATCCGCCACATCCTCCAGGAACGGGTGCTCCAGGGGCTCTACCCCGGGGTGCTCTCCGCGGAGATGTCCGACATGGTGGTCGAGCAGACGATGAAGAGCGGGGATCTGCGGGTGGGGATCGACCTCTTGAAGCGGGCGGTGCTGAATGCCGAGCACGAAGCCCGCAGAACGGTGAACCGCGATGATATCTGCAAGGCGTACGAGATCTCCCGCTACCTGCACCTCTCGTTCACCGTACGGGTCCTGAAGCCCGAGGAGAAGCAGCTCCTGCAGCGGATCGCGGAGATGTCCGGGGGAGACCAGGAGATGAACGCCGGCGAGGTCTTCAACCAGGTCAAGGAGCCCCTGCAGATCCGCTACACCAAGTTCTACGAGATGGTCAGGAAGTTCGATGCGCTGCGTCTGATCAACCTCCACTACCGGGAGGGGCGGGGGAGGACGCGGCTGATCAGTCTCCGCTACGAGCCGGAGAAGGTGCTCGAGGCGCTCCGCTGACGGAATCGCCATGCAGGTCTGCATGGCAGATATCAATTAAAAACAATTATCTGTTTCAGCACCGTCTTTTATCCGGGTACAGGGGGTTTCCTTGTGATCAGTGTAAACGAACTGGCATTGGATTTATTCGATGAAATTGCCGAGTTTCCGGAGGAGTTTAACGCCGCGTTCCACCAGCTGGACAACGGCGGTCGCATCGTCGACTGCGGGGTGCGGACGACCGGCGGATACCTCGCCGGCAAGCGGTTCACCGAGATATGCCTGGGGGGGCTCGGGGAGGTTACCTTCCGGATGGGGCGGGTCCGGGACGTGCCTCTGGCATTCGTCGAGGTCAACACCGATTTTCCCGCCATCGCCTGTCTGGGGTCGCAGAAGGCC
It includes:
- a CDS encoding ORC1-type DNA replication protein; its protein translation is MKKNLLMWDETLFRDPEVFEIDYVPEQFHHREIQMRELAFQIRPAFRGGRPLNTICKGLPGTGKTTSVKKLCSEIEETTRKVVPVYINCQIDNTKFAIFSQIYRKLAGHLPPSSGTSFKQVFDAVARIMQREDHVLLVILDDANYLLYENELNKVLYTLLRSHEVYPGTRIGVVLIVSDMAVDMTRELDARVASVFRPTEIYFPPYTEEEIRHILQERVLQGLYPGVLSAEMSDMVVEQTMKSGDLRVGIDLLKRAVLNAEHEARRTVNRDDICKAYEISRYLHLSFTVRVLKPEEKQLLQRIAEMSGGDQEMNAGEVFNQVKEPLQIRYTKFYEMVRKFDALRLINLHYREGRGRTRLISLRYEPEKVLEALR